In Gadus morhua chromosome 2, gadMor3.0, whole genome shotgun sequence, a single window of DNA contains:
- the LOC115529940 gene encoding somatostatin receptor type 5 codes for METFTMNEYSWMSEAEDMTYSSPSSTPQLDYFSNSNAMNTSYLPTNDTNDKASPFFGSWSVATAIIYITVFIVGLLGNTLVIYVVVRYAKMKTVTNMYILNLAVADELYILGIPVLGTQSVLSYWLYGEFLCKVYMTADAMSQFMSIFCLTAMSIDRYLAVVHPIRSAKWRRPQVAKVFMCLVWVMSFLVVLPVTIYSDVQDRFNSCNMSWPEPQDLWSTVFILYTAILGFFAPLLVICLCYLLIVIKVRSSSMRAGLTTRRQSERKVTRMVVIIVVVFVMCWLPFFITNIVNLVYIIPETSVSAVFYFFSVILTYVNSCANPFLYGFLSDNFKQSFRKVLCLQKGNGLDTTIQSGGTQAAIKKNPSGKPGGRHSTNGNNMLNTEADVSATVKDELLPQHEAVVDQTTL; via the exons ATGGAAACCTTCACAATGAATGAATACAGTTGGATGTCAGAGGCCGAGGACATGACATACAGCTCTCCGTCCTCCACGCCTCAATTGGActacttctccaactccaacgCCATGAACACTTCTTATCTCCCCACCAACGACACCAATGATAAAGCCTCACCCTTCTTCGGCAGCTGGTCGGTGGCCACAGCCATAATCTACATCACTGTCTTCATTGTGGGACTGCTGGGCAACACACTGGTAATCTACGTGGTGGTGCGCTATGCCAAGATGAAAACAGTGACTAACATGTATATTCTCAACTTGGCTGTGGCCGATGAACTCTACATCCTAGGCATCCCCGTCCTTGGCACCCAAAGTGTACTGTCCTATTGGCTGTACGGGGAGTTCCTCTGCAAAGTGTACATGACTGCCGATGCCATGAGCCAGTTTATGTCCATCTTCTGTCTGACGGCGATGAGCATTGACCGCTATCTGGCAGTGGTGCACCCTATTCGTAGTGCCAAGTGGCGAAGGCCACAGGTGGCCAAGGTCTTCATGTGTTTGGTGTGGGTAATGTCCTTCCTGGTTGTGCTGCCAGTCACCATATACTCAGATGTCCAGGACCGGTTCAACTCCTGCAACATGAGCTGGCCTGAACCCCAAGACCTGTGGTCCACAGTCTTCATTCTCTACACGGCCATTCTGGGCTTCTTTGCTCCCCTGCTGGTCATATGTCTCTGTTACCTGCTCATTGTAATTAAG GTGAGGTCGTCAAGCATGCGGGCAGGCTTGACCACACGGCGCCAGTCAGAGCGCAAGGTGACACGCATGGTGGTGATCATCgtggtggtgtttgtgatgTGCTGGCTGCCGTTCTTCATCACCAACATTGTCAACCTGGTATACATCATCCCCGAGACTAGCGTCAGCGCTGTCTTCTACTTCTTCAGTGTGATCCTCACCTATGTCAACTCCTGCGCAAATCCCTTCCTCTACGGCTTCCTGTCCGACAACTTCAAGCAGAGCTTCCGGAAGGTGCTGTGTCTCCAAAAGGGGAACGGGTTGGACACCACCATTCAATCAGGGGGCACTCAGGCAGCGATCAAGAAGAATCCATCTGGAAAGCCTGGTGGTCGTCATAGCACGAATGGAAACAACATGCTAAACACAGAG GCAGACGTAAGTGCAACCGTCAAGGACGAGCTTTTGCCGCAGCATGAAGCAGTGGTTGATCAGACAACGTTATGA